In one window of Desulfobacterales bacterium DNA:
- a CDS encoding type 4a pilus biogenesis protein PilO: protein MKNISLPTISMEPFFEKVEKISKIQRILIYVGSFVLLIGPIVYFSYLPKLQKIDQLTKESASLDAQLVSTRRQAAQLQAWRDKEKQAAASFNIAKRALPQTKEIPSLLASISESGQAAGLEFLLFKPQNEIPKEFYAEIPVSINVTGRYHDLAAFFDRVSMLPRLVNVDNIQLTAPAKADKLNITCTAITYRFIEAKPKAAPPKKRGAKK from the coding sequence ATGAAAAATATCAGCCTCCCCACAATATCAATGGAACCCTTCTTCGAGAAGGTTGAAAAAATCAGCAAAATCCAGAGAATCCTGATTTATGTGGGGTCCTTTGTGCTTCTCATCGGCCCAATTGTATATTTTTCATATTTGCCCAAATTACAAAAAATTGACCAATTGACCAAGGAATCCGCGTCCCTCGACGCCCAACTCGTTTCAACACGGCGTCAGGCCGCTCAGTTACAAGCCTGGCGTGACAAGGAAAAGCAGGCGGCGGCGAGCTTCAACATTGCCAAAAGAGCTTTGCCCCAAACCAAAGAAATTCCCTCGCTGCTGGCCAGCATTTCAGAATCAGGACAGGCGGCCGGGCTTGAATTTTTACTTTTTAAACCGCAAAATGAAATTCCGAAGGAATTTTATGCAGAAATACCCGTCTCTATAAATGTTACGGGTAGATATCATGACCTTGCGGCCTTTTTTGATAGGGTTTCAATGTTGCCGCGACTTGTCAATGTCGATAATATTCAGCTAACAGCCCCTGCAAAGGCAGACAAACTGAATATAACTTGCACGGCCATTACTTACAGATTCATCGAGGCAAAGCCAAAAGCAGCTCCCCCCAAAAAGAGAGGAGCAAAAAAATAA
- a CDS encoding PilN domain-containing protein yields the protein MIRINLLPFRAARKKENIRRQLSIFVLMFAFTAVTLVYYNGTLNDKLTTLETEIEAKKRELATYKKDIQEIQQIKKRLEDLQNKTRIINQLNVNREVPLSFLDSINELIIEKRMWLTNLRLTGRSVSIKGIALDNKTVADFMTRLEKSKLYTNINLQTVNQQTILKYNLKSFDISCQKAAPQQTTAAKK from the coding sequence ATGATACGAATTAACCTATTGCCATTTCGGGCCGCACGCAAGAAAGAAAACATCCGTCGCCAGTTGTCCATTTTTGTTTTGATGTTTGCTTTTACGGCCGTGACCTTAGTCTACTATAATGGGACCTTAAACGACAAACTCACAACTCTCGAAACCGAAATTGAAGCAAAAAAAAGGGAGCTGGCAACTTACAAAAAAGACATACAAGAAATACAGCAAATCAAAAAGCGTCTGGAAGATCTCCAAAACAAGACGCGAATCATCAACCAGTTAAACGTAAACCGGGAAGTGCCGTTAAGTTTTCTTGACTCCATTAACGAGTTGATCATTGAAAAACGGATGTGGCTTACCAACCTTCGTTTGACCGGTCGCAGTGTCAGCATAAAAGGGATTGCCCTGGACAACAAGACCGTTGCCGATTTTATGACCCGGCTGGAAAAATCAAAATTATATACGAATATAAATTTACAAACCGTGAACCAGCAAACCATTTTAAAATATAATCTTAAGAGTTTTGATATCAGTTGTCAAAAGGCAGCTCCCCAACAGACAACGGCTGCAAAAAAGTAA
- the pilM gene encoding type IV pilus assembly protein PilM: MLFGKKYNLVGLDIGSCTFKVGEIVDSKKGRSLKNFSMLDIPPGVIEEGTIREPDIAAQKIHELFKTAGIKEQNVAISIGGFSIIVKNITVQTMTEAELQETIQLEAEQYIPFDISDVNLDFQIIGENENNPNQMNVILVAAKKEMVEDYLNVVQLAGLNPLILDVDAFALQNIFELNYEGEEESIALIDIGASKTSLNILKGSFSVFMRDVSLGCSQINQKIMSLANCSAEDAEDIKFNEKTDKISKDDLSEITSAVVSDWCAEIRRALDFFYSTYPDEQIKRVILSGGGANIKEFQELLAVETSTEVETIDPFKNLIIDNKKLDASYLEQIAPQAAICMGLAIRRADDK; the protein is encoded by the coding sequence ATGCTATTTGGAAAAAAATATAACCTGGTTGGCTTAGACATTGGTTCCTGCACTTTCAAAGTCGGTGAAATCGTTGACTCAAAGAAAGGACGCAGCCTGAAAAACTTCTCAATGCTGGATATTCCCCCAGGCGTTATTGAAGAAGGGACCATTCGAGAACCCGATATTGCGGCACAAAAAATTCATGAATTGTTTAAAACTGCCGGGATCAAGGAACAAAACGTCGCCATATCGATAGGCGGATTTTCTATCATCGTCAAAAATATAACCGTCCAAACAATGACAGAAGCAGAACTTCAAGAAACCATCCAGCTTGAAGCAGAACAGTACATCCCGTTTGATATCAGCGATGTCAATTTAGATTTTCAAATTATTGGAGAAAATGAAAACAACCCCAATCAAATGAACGTGATCCTCGTAGCGGCAAAAAAAGAAATGGTCGAAGATTATCTGAATGTTGTTCAACTGGCCGGATTAAACCCCCTCATACTTGATGTTGATGCCTTTGCCCTGCAAAATATATTTGAACTGAACTATGAAGGTGAAGAAGAAAGTATTGCCTTAATTGATATTGGCGCCAGTAAAACTTCACTGAATATTCTGAAGGGATCTTTTTCCGTTTTTATGCGCGATGTCTCCTTGGGGTGCAGCCAAATCAATCAGAAAATCATGTCTCTCGCTAATTGTTCGGCAGAAGACGCCGAAGACATCAAATTTAATGAAAAAACAGATAAGATATCCAAAGATGACCTGTCTGAAATTACTTCGGCCGTTGTAAGCGATTGGTGTGCCGAAATTAGAAGGGCTTTAGACTTTTTTTACTCGACCTATCCGGATGAACAGATTAAACGGGTTATTCTCAGCGGAGGCGGCGCCAACATTAAAGAATTTCAAGAACTGCTGGCCGTTGAAACTTCTACTGAAGTTGAAACGATTGACCCATTTAAAAACTTAATTATTGATAATAAGAAGTTGGATGCATCATATCTTGAACAAATTGCCCCCCAGGCTGCTATCTGCATGGGCCTGGCAATCAGAAGAGCTGATGACAAATGA
- a CDS encoding helix-turn-helix transcriptional regulator, which translates to MTKNSVKKIRESLMMSKAELSRKANVSPITISRIEKGLDCRMETKRKIILALGYKLSDKNKIFGD; encoded by the coding sequence ATGACTAAGAATTCAGTAAAGAAAATTAGAGAATCTTTAATGATGAGCAAGGCTGAACTTTCCAGAAAGGCAAATGTTTCACCTATAACGATTTCACGCATCGAAAAAGGGTTGGATTGCCGGATGGAAACGAAGCGCAAGATCATTCTGGCGTTAGGGTATAAGCTTTCAGACAAAAACAAGATTTTCGGTGATTAA
- a CDS encoding ATP-binding protein encodes MGTVVLSALNTHWARMLQLKKSEDYALVLVENLNHQIFTQFLIPVLIRYGKIQLREEEQFKRMDKVVRSTLHSFKVDQVNIYDMGNTVSYSFNKSIIGQKDIGGTGYQNAIEGQSTSRLIQRGNFWEILLGIPKESKIVTFAPLRVERPMSTLSGPVLGVVEIVQDLSEEYQAIFKFQIIVILTYAIVMGVLFLVLLFVVKRGESISEQRAQERLELKEQLSRAERLSSLGEMTAGISHEIRNPLGIIRSSAELLRKKMTVLDPANTIPNVIVEETNRLNDIITGFISFAKPKKPNLIPCRIEDVIEKNIKFLESQMQEQGYQVLRHYENSSPEIMADFAMMYQAFLNILINAMQAMPQGGNIHIGVGVNEQFVNINFEDEGEGIKESVLGKIWEPFFTTKDTGSGLGLGIVKNIVESHGGNIHIEQRTPKGTRVVVNLPLTREG; translated from the coding sequence TTGGGAACCGTCGTTCTGTCGGCACTCAACACCCACTGGGCCAGGATGCTGCAGCTTAAAAAAAGTGAGGACTATGCCCTTGTTTTGGTTGAAAACCTGAATCATCAGATTTTTACGCAATTTCTTATCCCCGTCTTGATCCGATACGGCAAAATACAGCTTCGCGAAGAGGAGCAGTTTAAGCGGATGGACAAGGTTGTTCGAAGCACGCTCCACAGTTTCAAGGTCGACCAGGTGAACATTTACGATATGGGAAATACGGTGTCCTACAGCTTCAATAAGAGTATTATCGGTCAAAAAGATATCGGCGGGACAGGCTACCAAAATGCGATTGAGGGACAGTCTACCTCAAGACTGATTCAAAGGGGAAATTTTTGGGAGATTCTTCTGGGAATACCCAAGGAGAGCAAAATCGTGACCTTTGCGCCGCTACGTGTGGAACGACCGATGTCGACATTATCGGGACCGGTTCTGGGTGTTGTTGAGATTGTTCAGGATTTGTCTGAAGAATATCAGGCAATATTCAAGTTCCAAATTATAGTCATTCTGACATACGCCATTGTCATGGGGGTTTTATTCCTGGTTCTTCTATTTGTTGTTAAACGGGGTGAAAGTATCAGCGAACAACGGGCCCAGGAAAGACTGGAACTTAAGGAACAGTTAAGCCGGGCCGAGCGGTTGTCATCTTTGGGAGAAATGACGGCAGGGATTTCACATGAAATACGCAATCCCTTAGGTATTATCAGGAGTTCCGCCGAACTGCTCAGGAAAAAAATGACGGTGCTGGATCCCGCCAATACGATCCCGAACGTTATCGTTGAGGAAACCAATCGGCTCAATGACATCATTACCGGTTTTATCAGCTTTGCAAAGCCTAAAAAACCGAACCTGATTCCCTGCCGGATTGAAGATGTCATTGAAAAAAACATCAAGTTCCTTGAATCCCAGATGCAGGAACAGGGCTATCAGGTCCTCCGGCATTATGAAAACAGTTCGCCTGAAATAATGGCGGACTTCGCCATGATGTACCAGGCGTTTTTGAATATTCTGATCAATGCGATGCAGGCAATGCCGCAGGGTGGAAATATTCACATTGGTGTCGGGGTCAATGAACAGTTCGTTAATATTAATTTTGAAGATGAGGGCGAGGGGATTAAAGAGAGTGTTCTTGGAAAAATTTGGGAGCCTTTTTTTACCACAAAGGATACGGGGTCGGGACTCGGCCTGGGTATCGTGAAAAATATCGTCGAATCACACGGGGGAAATATCCACATTGAACAGAGAACCCCCAAGGGAACGCGCGTTGTTGTTAACCTGCCGCTGACCCGTGAGGGATGA
- a CDS encoding sigma-54 dependent transcriptional regulator — translation METILIVDDEKNYPPVLSAVLEDAGFETLMAYGGPEALAVLEDSDVDLVLTDMKMPGMDGIELLERIKARDPELPVIMMTAHGTIEKAVEAMQKGAYSYLLKPFDNEQLILYVNKANAMFRVVKENRHLRSAVETRYSFGNIIGKSKPMSEIFEMIRKVAPTSATVMIEGESGTGKELVAKSIHFNSPRREKPFVAVSCSALAETLLESELFGHERGAFTGAVATKKGRFELADGGTLFLDEIGELSPVLQVKLLRVLQEKVFERVGGVKPISVDIRIIAATNKKLRQEVIKGHFREDLYFRLNVVHIVLPPLRERPEDIRLLINHFIQKYSQELKPDVPVKGVEKEAERLFYEYGWPGNIRELENVIERGIILCSGDHIEVSDLPKDFKENLDNAQSLEWIPANAKLYDTVSAIEKKMLERALLLTNHVQTDAAELLGIGRSGFNKKIKKYGIPIRDNK, via the coding sequence ATGGAAACAATATTGATCGTTGATGATGAAAAAAATTATCCTCCTGTTTTAAGCGCTGTATTGGAGGACGCAGGATTTGAAACCTTAATGGCCTATGGCGGACCGGAAGCGTTGGCAGTTTTGGAAGATTCCGATGTGGATCTGGTCCTTACCGATATGAAAATGCCCGGCATGGATGGTATTGAACTGCTTGAGCGCATTAAGGCAAGGGACCCTGAACTTCCGGTTATCATGATGACCGCGCATGGAACCATTGAAAAGGCGGTCGAGGCAATGCAAAAAGGCGCTTACAGCTACCTGCTGAAGCCTTTCGACAACGAGCAGCTGATTCTATATGTGAACAAGGCCAACGCCATGTTCAGGGTGGTCAAAGAGAACCGGCATCTTCGGAGCGCAGTCGAAACCCGCTACAGTTTCGGGAACATTATCGGAAAAAGCAAACCGATGTCAGAGATATTTGAAATGATCCGGAAAGTCGCACCCACCAGTGCAACGGTGATGATCGAAGGGGAAAGCGGCACCGGCAAAGAACTGGTGGCGAAATCGATTCATTTCAACAGCCCCAGAAGAGAGAAGCCTTTCGTGGCGGTCAGTTGCAGCGCCCTGGCCGAAACCCTTTTGGAGAGTGAATTATTCGGCCATGAAAGGGGCGCATTTACCGGTGCGGTGGCGACCAAGAAAGGTCGTTTTGAGTTGGCGGACGGCGGCACCCTGTTTCTGGATGAAATCGGCGAACTATCCCCTGTTTTGCAGGTTAAGTTGCTGCGGGTTTTGCAGGAAAAGGTGTTTGAAAGGGTCGGCGGGGTTAAGCCGATATCCGTTGACATTCGAATTATTGCGGCCACCAATAAAAAATTGAGACAGGAGGTTATAAAAGGACATTTCCGTGAAGACCTTTATTTTCGCCTTAATGTGGTTCACATCGTATTGCCGCCATTGCGGGAACGTCCCGAAGATATCCGCCTTTTAATTAATCACTTTATTCAAAAATATTCCCAAGAACTCAAACCGGATGTCCCGGTCAAGGGGGTCGAGAAAGAAGCCGAGCGTCTTTTCTATGAATACGGCTGGCCGGGAAATATACGTGAACTTGAGAATGTCATTGAAAGGGGTATCATTCTCTGCTCAGGCGATCATATTGAAGTGTCGGATTTGCCTAAAGATTTTAAGGAGAATCTCGATAATGCGCAGTCACTCGAGTGGATACCGGCTAATGCAAAGCTGTATGATACCGTCTCAGCTATAGAAAAGAAAATGTTAGAAAGGGCATTGTTGTTGACAAATCATGTGCAGACAGATGCTGCCGAACTGCTGGGAATTGGACGAAGCGGATTTAACAAAAAAATTAAAAAATACGGAATCCCTATTAGAGATAACAAATAA
- a CDS encoding tetratricopeptide repeat protein, whose product MAAKKVTRKQLLKEPDEFITFSARLFQFALKYKTRLLAGVGLVCAVLILLSGLVYFSKKSEEKAFSLMQQGLAKYKTLSQTIGTAKAYQEVNADFEFILKKYSSKEGGKLARVSYADICYKAGEYDKAISLYRESLETLGDHQPVKYLVLSGLGYSYAAKQAYQEAATYFQKISSGPESIMKDESLFNLGRIYHILGNPEKSKASYEKIVSDHPDSIYMELAKDKLAG is encoded by the coding sequence ATGGCAGCTAAAAAGGTAACCCGCAAGCAACTTCTTAAAGAGCCTGATGAGTTCATAACTTTCTCTGCCCGGCTTTTTCAGTTTGCGCTCAAATATAAAACGCGGCTTTTAGCGGGTGTTGGATTGGTTTGTGCGGTATTGATACTCCTTTCCGGGCTTGTATATTTTTCAAAAAAGTCGGAAGAAAAGGCCTTTTCATTGATGCAGCAGGGATTAGCAAAATATAAAACACTTTCGCAAACGATTGGGACGGCAAAAGCCTACCAGGAAGTAAATGCGGATTTTGAATTCATTTTAAAAAAATATTCAAGTAAAGAGGGGGGGAAACTGGCCCGGGTATCCTATGCCGACATCTGCTACAAGGCCGGTGAATATGACAAGGCCATTTCTTTATACCGCGAATCTCTTGAGACTCTCGGCGATCATCAGCCTGTGAAATATCTTGTCTTGAGCGGGCTTGGCTATTCCTATGCCGCCAAGCAGGCGTATCAGGAAGCGGCAACATATTTTCAAAAGATATCTTCAGGGCCGGAATCCATCATGAAAGACGAATCCCTTTTTAATCTGGGGCGCATTTATCATATCCTCGGAAATCCTGAAAAAAGCAAAGCGTCCTATGAGAAGATTGTTTCCGATCATCCGGATTCAATCTACATGGAACTTGCCAAGGACAAACTGGCTGGATAA
- a CDS encoding adenosine kinase produces MPGMGIIDPKKKLIVSIGSALVDILIREDDKFLGQTCVPKGGMTLVDHVYIQQTLLLAKDTPHIVPGGSACNTAIGIARLGGNARFIGKLGEDDLGRLFSDGLQKNHVESILFRSHLPTGRVLSVITPDAQRSMLTFLGASAETLPEELSDASLAGAAVVHIEGYLLFNRNLILAALKAAKNAGAVISLDLASFTVVRETKKFLNEIVPEYIDILIANEDESLAFTGIDDERKALKKLAENVTIAVLKVGKRGSFVFHDNQTISIAPIGAGKAVDTTGAGDLWASGFLFGLVHNLPLEKCGVLGSVCGSEVCQVVGAAIPDKGWHRIKKYL; encoded by the coding sequence ATGCCAGGAATGGGAATAATAGATCCAAAAAAAAAGTTGATCGTCAGCATCGGTTCAGCTCTCGTGGATATCCTTATTCGCGAAGATGATAAATTCCTTGGGCAAACATGCGTCCCCAAGGGGGGCATGACACTGGTGGACCATGTATATATCCAGCAGACCCTTTTGCTGGCAAAGGATACACCGCATATTGTTCCGGGCGGTTCGGCCTGCAACACTGCAATCGGGATTGCCCGGCTGGGGGGAAATGCCCGCTTCATCGGCAAATTAGGAGAAGACGACTTGGGGAGGCTTTTTAGCGACGGGCTCCAAAAAAATCATGTGGAATCGATTCTTTTTAGATCTCACCTCCCGACCGGCAGGGTTCTTTCGGTCATCACACCGGATGCCCAGCGTTCCATGTTGACTTTCCTTGGCGCATCTGCTGAAACACTGCCGGAGGAACTCAGCGACGCTTCCCTGGCGGGTGCGGCCGTTGTTCATATTGAGGGGTATCTTCTCTTTAATCGAAACCTGATATTGGCAGCACTAAAAGCCGCTAAAAATGCCGGTGCTGTGATTTCACTTGACCTTGCCAGTTTTACGGTTGTCAGAGAAACGAAAAAGTTTCTAAACGAAATTGTACCGGAGTATATCGACATCCTGATTGCAAACGAAGATGAATCGTTAGCCTTTACGGGTATAGACGACGAACGCAAAGCCCTTAAAAAACTGGCTGAAAACGTAACCATTGCCGTTCTTAAAGTAGGAAAGCGGGGAAGCTTTGTTTTTCACGACAATCAAACAATTTCCATCGCCCCCATTGGCGCCGGAAAAGCAGTTGACACCACCGGCGCCGGGGATCTATGGGCTTCCGGTTTCCTGTTTGGACTGGTCCACAATCTTCCCCTTGAAAAATGCGGCGTCCTGGGTTCCGTCTGCGGTAGTGAAGTATGCCAGGTGGTGGGGGCGGCAATCCCCGATAAGGGCTGGCACAGGATAAAAAAATACTTATGA
- a CDS encoding SH3 domain-containing protein → MVLKKQYRRCSIVKNHIGFLIGLTVFFSAVSVVSAERLTVSAPLANIRSGPGTTADILWQVEKFHPIQILKTSGNWYYFRDFEGDEGWIHSSLVQKIPSLITIQDECNIRSGPGTSFPVLFTVGKGIPFKVLERKGNWFHVQHADGDKGWIHQSLIW, encoded by the coding sequence ATGGTTCTTAAAAAACAATATCGGCGTTGTTCAATCGTTAAAAATCATATCGGATTTCTCATCGGACTGACCGTGTTTTTTTCAGCAGTTTCTGTTGTTTCAGCCGAACGGCTGACCGTCTCAGCACCTTTAGCCAACATCCGGTCCGGCCCTGGAACTACCGCCGACATTCTTTGGCAAGTTGAAAAATTTCACCCGATACAGATTTTAAAAACATCCGGCAACTGGTACTATTTCCGAGACTTTGAAGGTGACGAAGGCTGGATCCATTCGTCTCTGGTTCAGAAAATTCCTTCCCTGATTACCATCCAGGATGAGTGCAATATCCGATCCGGTCCGGGGACCTCTTTTCCCGTTCTATTTACGGTTGGAAAAGGCATTCCCTTCAAGGTGCTGGAACGGAAAGGAAACTGGTTCCATGTTCAACACGCCGACGGAGATAAAGGCTGGATTCATCAATCTTTGATATGGTAA
- a CDS encoding radical SAM protein, whose translation MSPVEPTYIDTFKKGLLREKIETACRILDSCRLCPRACGVDRNSERTGICKTGKDAVVSSYNAHFGEEAPLVGKRGSGTIFFTHCNLLCNFCQNYSISHEGDGQPVSSGQLAAIMLQLQKRGCHNINFVTPSHVVPQILSAIEIAIKDGLSIPLVYNSSGYDQVDTLRLLDGVFDIYMPDFKFWDTAVAEMTCNAADYPAVARQALLEMHRQCGDLALDETGIARRGLLIRHLVLPQDMAGTREIMRFIARKISRNSYVNIMSQYRPCGRAGEIKALVASLSQHEFRQALQSARDEGINRLDKPRRVFMIG comes from the coding sequence ATGTCCCCTGTTGAACCCACCTATATTGACACTTTTAAAAAGGGGCTTTTGCGGGAAAAAATAGAGACCGCCTGCCGCATCCTGGACAGCTGCCGGCTTTGCCCCAGGGCATGTGGGGTTGATCGAAATTCGGAAAGGACCGGTATTTGTAAAACAGGCAAAGATGCGGTTGTTTCCAGTTATAATGCGCATTTTGGTGAAGAGGCACCGCTGGTGGGGAAAAGAGGTTCCGGGACCATTTTCTTTACCCATTGCAATTTATTGTGCAATTTTTGTCAAAATTACAGCATCAGCCATGAAGGAGACGGTCAGCCGGTTTCAAGTGGGCAGCTGGCTGCAATAATGCTGCAACTGCAAAAAAGGGGCTGCCACAATATCAATTTTGTCACACCGTCTCATGTGGTTCCCCAGATCCTTTCCGCCATTGAAATTGCCATTAAAGACGGTTTGTCGATTCCGCTTGTCTATAATTCCAGCGGATACGATCAAGTGGACACCTTAAGGCTGCTTGATGGCGTTTTTGATATATACATGCCGGATTTTAAATTCTGGGACACGGCCGTTGCCGAAATGACCTGTAACGCCGCAGATTATCCGGCCGTCGCCCGGCAGGCCCTGCTGGAAATGCATCGTCAGTGCGGTGACCTGGCCTTGGATGAGACCGGCATCGCCCGACGCGGCCTTTTGATACGACATCTGGTGCTGCCCCAGGATATGGCCGGAACCCGGGAAATCATGCGGTTCATTGCTCGTAAAATCTCCCGGAACAGCTATGTCAACATCATGTCGCAATACCGTCCCTGCGGGCGGGCGGGAGAAATCAAAGCGCTGGTCGCTTCTTTATCTCAACATGAATTTAGACAGGCGCTCCAGTCTGCCCGGGATGAAGGTATTAATCGGCTGGATAAACCCCGGCGGGTGTTTATGATAGGGTAG
- the feoB gene encoding ferrous iron transport protein B, with translation MTQIGPITIALAGNPNSGKTTIFNDITGTRQKVGNWPGVTVAKKEGNVHKFGHDLKIVDLPGTYSLTPFSIEEIIARNYILDDRPDVVIDIIDSSNLERSLYLATQLRELDCNVLFALNMEDVALARGIKIDAPKMMELLDVPVVFTVGNKNEGIDALLKKAIELAASDREKPKRRRVKYSKDIEGAIAKLQSILQDKIPESFPYNTRWTAVKLLEDDKIIKDRICQKVPDHCQTLLAETQLLRKNLSNLYDDDPEIIMTGERYGFISGIIKEVLTTSAKQRIDLSRNIDLVLTNRFLGFPIFIFFIWAMFQLTFSLGAYPMDWIDSGVNWTGAFIATLLPDSLFKDLIVNGIIAGVGSVIIFLPNILILFFCIAIFEDTGYMARAAFLMDKIMHLIGLHGKSFIPMLMGFGCNVPAIMATRTLESEKDRVLTILITPFMSCSAKLPVYIILAGAFFAGKAGTVIFSIYLIGILLSIITGRLFRSTILKGADAPFVMELPPYRAPMLKSLIIHMWDRSKMFLKRMTGVILIGSIVVWTLSAFPRNLTYSRDYTAEIQSLKTSYSSRINTATDSEKKQLLLERDAALSILLKASKAEQAERSYMGRIGKVVAPVFAPLGIDWRGSVALLTGFFAKEIVVSTLGILYVAGEEPEALQNALLSSGMTPLGAFAMMAFVLLYVPCLATVAAIRRETGSAKWTIVSIVYSTLAAWVLAFIVYQGGRLIGLS, from the coding sequence ATGACGCAGATAGGACCCATCACCATCGCCCTTGCCGGCAATCCCAATTCAGGAAAGACCACCATCTTTAATGATATCACCGGAACCCGGCAGAAAGTGGGTAACTGGCCGGGAGTCACTGTGGCCAAAAAAGAGGGAAATGTTCACAAGTTCGGCCATGATCTCAAAATCGTTGATCTTCCCGGCACCTACAGCCTGACCCCTTTTTCCATCGAAGAAATTATTGCCCGTAATTATATCCTGGATGACCGTCCCGATGTGGTCATCGATATTATTGATTCTTCCAACCTGGAACGCAGTCTTTATCTGGCAACCCAGTTAAGAGAGCTGGACTGTAATGTGCTGTTCGCCCTGAACATGGAAGATGTCGCCCTGGCGCGCGGCATAAAAATTGATGCCCCAAAGATGATGGAACTTTTAGATGTTCCGGTTGTTTTTACGGTGGGAAACAAAAATGAAGGCATTGATGCCCTTTTGAAAAAAGCGATTGAACTGGCGGCGTCCGACCGGGAAAAACCCAAACGACGCCGGGTTAAATACAGCAAAGATATCGAAGGGGCCATCGCAAAGCTGCAATCCATCCTTCAGGACAAAATACCCGAATCATTTCCATACAATACCCGCTGGACCGCAGTTAAGCTTCTGGAAGACGACAAAATAATTAAAGACCGCATTTGTCAAAAAGTACCGGATCATTGTCAAACGCTTCTTGCTGAGACGCAGCTGCTGCGAAAGAACTTATCGAACCTGTATGACGATGATCCGGAAATCATCATGACCGGGGAACGCTACGGTTTTATCTCCGGCATCATAAAAGAAGTTCTTACAACTTCGGCCAAACAACGAATCGATCTATCAAGAAACATCGACTTGGTTTTAACAAACCGATTCCTCGGATTTCCGATATTTATTTTCTTCATCTGGGCCATGTTTCAGTTGACGTTTTCACTGGGCGCTTATCCCATGGATTGGATCGACAGCGGCGTCAATTGGACAGGCGCTTTTATCGCAACGCTTTTGCCGGACAGTCTGTTTAAGGATTTAATTGTTAACGGAATCATTGCCGGTGTCGGCAGTGTCATTATTTTCCTGCCCAATATCCTGATCCTTTTTTTCTGTATCGCCATTTTTGAAGACACCGGCTACATGGCCAGAGCCGCTTTTTTAATGGACAAAATCATGCACTTGATTGGGCTTCACGGTAAATCCTTTATTCCCATGCTCATGGGGTTCGGCTGTAATGTGCCGGCAATCATGGCCACCCGCACCCTTGAAAGTGAAAAAGACCGTGTATTGACGATTCTCATTACACCTTTTATGTCCTGCTCCGCCAAACTGCCGGTGTACATCATTCTTGCCGGCGCTTTTTTTGCCGGCAAGGCCGGCACCGTCATTTTTTCAATCTACCTTATCGGAATTTTGCTCTCTATCATTACCGGCCGCCTTTTTCGCTCAACGATCCTGAAAGGAGCCGACGCCCCTTTTGTGATGGAACTTCCGCCATACCGGGCGCCCATGTTGAAAAGCCTGATTATTCATATGTGGGACCGCAGCAAGATGTTTCTCAAAAGAATGACCGGTGTCATTTTGATCGGCTCCATTGTTGTCTGGACCCTTTCAGCCTTCCCCCGCAACTTAACCTATTCACGCGACTATACGGCTGAAATCCAATCCCTTAAAACATCTTACAGCAGCCGGATAAATACCGCCACTGACAGCGAAAAAAAACAACTTCTGCTGGAACGTGATGCCGCCCTGTCCATACTTTTAAAGGCCAGCAAGGCCGAACAGGCCGAAAGATCCTACATGGGCCGGATCGGAAAGGTTGTCGCACCTGTTTTTGCCCCTTTAGGAATCGACTGGCGCGGGAGCGTGGCACTCCTAACCGGTTTTTTTGCCAAAGAAATTGTTGTCAGCACCCTGGGTATTCTTTACGTTGCCGGCGAAGAACCCGAAGCGCTTCAGAACGCGCTATTATCCTCAGGAATGACGCCGCTGGGCGCTTTTGCAATGATGGCCTTTGTGCTATTATATGTCCCTTGCCTGGCCACTGTCGCAGCAATCAGGAGGGAAACCGGATCCGCCAAGTGGACCATTGTCAGTATTGTATACAGCACCCTGGCAGCCTGGGTGCTGGCGTTTATCGTTTACCAGGGCGGCAGATTAATTGGTTTAAGCTAA